One Osmerus eperlanus chromosome 24, fOsmEpe2.1, whole genome shotgun sequence DNA window includes the following coding sequences:
- the LOC134011329 gene encoding angiopoietin-related protein 4-like: MQTPVMLLLLVGILVQATISLPLERNRAEISSRDMYASWDDVNVVAHGLLQLGHGLKEHVEKTKSQMRDISSKLKAFNGTVAELARNSLARGEALAKGAREMEDRKSQEENISSEMRVKVEELRAERREIHARMERLEEKVDGALKDSNNSNHGDVSFIQRILDAQNKRIDDLVEKIRQQQDKLEKQNSHLHALQGKVMHKKFKSLVRRRDEETARKSTEQRNSQTGFAKDCHELFLQGQTSSGVYSIQPHNSLPFEVLCEMTSEGGWTVIQKRLDGSQNFNQLWEAYQKGFGSLTGEFWLGLENIHALSNQGENTLVVEVSDLRGEVQPVQYPFYLDGEENNYALHLGSRGNQQSALHTGSSGLPFSTSDRDNDQRADLNCAQHLSGGWWFSDCGNANLNGKFPKKNVQRQQTRRQLAFWSTMTSHHRHLKTVVMKIAPASIKS, from the exons ATGCAGACACCAGTGATGCTTCTGCTCCTCGTTGGCATTCTGGTTCAAGCGACCATCAGTTTGCCCTTGGAGAGGAACAGAGCGGAGATCAGCAGCAGAGACATGTACGCCTCCTGGGACGACGTCAACGTGGTGGCCCACGGTCTCCTGCAGCTGGGCCATGGGCTCAAAGAACACGTGGAGAAGACCAAGAGCCAGATGAGAGACATCAGCAGCAAGCTCAAAGCCTTCAACGGCACTGTGGCCGAGCTGGCGAGAAACAGCCTGGCCCGGGGGGAGGCGTTAGCGAAGGGAGCCCgggagatggaggacaggaagagtcaGGAGGAGAACATCTCCTCTGAAATGAgggtgaaggtggaggagctgagggcTGAGCGACGGGAAATTCATGCCAggatggagaggctggaggagaaggtggacggAGCCCTGAAGGACAGCAACAACAGTAACCACGGTGATGTCAGCTTCATCCAG AGAATATTGGATGCACAGAACAAACGGATTGATGACCTTGTGGAGAAAATACGACAACAGCAAGACAAGCTGGAGAAACAGAATAGCCATCTGCATGCACTCCAAGGCAAG GTCATGCACAAGAAATTCAAGTCCCTTGTTAGACGCAGAGATGAAGAGACAGCACGGAAAAGCACAGAACAAAGAAATTCTCAAACAG GTTTTGCCAAAGATTGCCATGAGCTGTTTCTGCAAGGGCAGACAAGCAGTGGTGTGTactccatccagcctcacaACTCACTGCCCTTTGAAGTCCTCTGCGAAATGACATCTG AAGGCGGATGGACAGTTATCCAAAAACGACTTGATGGGTCACAGAACTTCAACCAGTTATGGGAGGCCTATCAGAAAGGCTTCGGTAGCTTGACAG GTGAATTCTGGCTGGGACTGGAGAACATTCACGCTCTGTCGAACCAAGGCGAGAATACACTGGTGGTGGAAGTCTCTGATTTGAGAGGAGAAGTGCAACCCGTTCAGTACCCGTTTTACCTGGACGGAGAAGAGAATAACTACGCCCTGCACCTGGGCTCCAGGGGGAACCAGCAGAGCGCTCTGCACACAGGGTCTTCTGGTCTGCCGTTTTCCACTTCTGACCGAGACAACGACCAGAGAGCTGACCTCAACTGTGCCCAGCACCTCTCAG GTGGTTGGTGGTTCAGTGATTGTGGCAATGCCAACCTGAACGGCAAGTTTCCTAAGAAGAACGTTCAGAGACAACAGACGAGGAGGCAACTGGCCTTCTGGAGCACAATGACATCACACCACCGTCATTTGAAGACCGTTGTCATGAAGATTGCCCCAGCCTCAATCAAGTCCTAA
- the dpp9 gene encoding dipeptidyl peptidase 9 isoform X3: MTAVDELSDSTEVVEMEDVPSQFFVEKHTWDGLRSIIHTSRKYSGMVINKAPHDFQFVQKHDESSPHSHRLYYLGMPYGSRENSLLYSEIPKKIRKEALLVLSWKQMLDHFQATPYHGVYSREEELLRERKRLGVFGITSYDYHAESGLFLFQASNSLFYCRDGGNNGFIQASPMKPVEIKTQCSGTRMDPKISPGDPSFMAFINNNDLWVASIETGEEKRLTYCHKGLNNVKEDPRSAGVATFVIQEEFDRFTGYWWSPAAPEDSDGGKTLQLLYEEVDESEVEVIHVPSPALEERKTDVYRYPRTGSKNPQITLKLAEIRTDHLGRIVSTQDKELVLPFATLFPGVEYIARAGWTKDGKYAWAVLLDRTQQRLQLQLLPPALFIPVAEDPAQREESVEAVPEGVHPFIIYEETTDIWINVHDIFYPFIQTNDDEITFLWVNESKTGFCHLYKVTSLLQQGCYQWARDYTHSEDDFKCPIKEEVTLSSGEWEVLARHGSKIWVNEATKLVYFQGTKDTPLEHHLYVVSYDSPGDIIRLTKPGFSHSCSISQNFDMFVSHYSNVSTPPCVHVYKLTGPESDPLHKEPEFWASMMEATGCPTDYVPPEIFNFPGKSGFQLYGMLYKPHNLVPGRKHPTILFVYGGPQVQLVNNSYKGVKYLRLNTLASLGYAVVVIDGRGSCQRGLKFEGALKNKMGQVEIEDQVEGLQYVADKYKFVDLSRVAIHGWSYGGFLSLMGLIHRPNIFKVAVAGAPVTVWMAYDTGYTERYMDVPENNQQGYEAGSVAMHVDKLPNEPNRLLILHGFLDENVHFFHTNFLVSQLIRAGKPYQLQIYPNERHSIRCPESGEHYEIMLLHFLQQYL; the protein is encoded by the exons ATGACTGCAGTGGACGAGCTCTCAGACAGCACAGAagtggtggagatggaggacgtGCCCTCGCAGTTCTTCGTGGAGAAACACACCTGGGACGGCCTGAGGAGCATTATCCACACCAGTCGCAAGTACTCAGGGATGGTCATCAACAAGGCCCCGCACGACTTCCAGTTTGTGCAGAAGCATGACGAGTCGAGTCCCCACTCCCATCGGCTGTACTACCTCG GAATGCCCTATGGAAGTAGGGAAAACTCATTACTATACTCTGAGATCCCTAAGAAGATTCGCAAAGAGGCCCTGTTAGTGTTGTCGTGGAAACAGATGCTAGATCACTTTCAG GCCACCCCTTACCATGGTGTGTACTCCcgggaggaggagctgctccGGGAGAGGAAGCGACTGGGAGTGTTTGGCATAACATCATATGACTACCACGCCGAGAGCGGTCTCTTCCTCTTCCAAGCCAGCAACAGTCTCTTCTACTGCCGCGATGGGGGAAATAATGGCTTCATT CAGGCGTCCCCCATGAAGCCCGTAGAGATTAAGACACAATGCTCAGGCACGCGCATGGACCCCAAGATCTCCCCAGGGGACCCAAGCTTCATGGCTTTCATCAACAACAATGACCTGTGGGTGGCCAGCATTGAGAccggagaggaaaagagactcACATACTGCCACAAAG GGCTGAATAATGTGAAGGAGGACCCCAGGTCTGCGGGCGTAGCCACGTTTGTGATCCAGGAGGAGTTTGATCGCTTCACAGGCTACTGGTGGTCCCCGGCTGCTCctgaag attCAGATGGAGGGAAAACCCTTCAGTTATTGTATGAGGAGGTGGATGAGTCAGAAGTGGAGGTCATCCATGTCCCATCCCCTGCTCTGGAGGAGCGCAAGACTGACGTGTACAGATACCCTCGCACAG GGAGCAAGAACCCTCAAATTACTCTCAAACTGGCAGAAATTCGAACAGACCACCTCGGCAGA ATTGTGAGCACACAAGACAAAGAGCTGGTTCTCCCATTCGCCACCTTGTTTCCCGGAGTAGAGTACATTGCCAGAGCTGGCTGGACAAAAGACGGCAAATA TGCATGGGCCGTGTTGCTGGACAGGACCCAGCAGCGCCTGCAGCTGCAGCTGCTCCCCCCGGCCCTCTTCATCCCCGTAGCAGAGGACCCCGCCCAGCGAGAGGAGAGCGTGGAGGCCGTGCCCGAGGGGGTCCACCCCTTCATCATCTACGAGGAGACCACAGACATCTGGATCAAC GTCCACGACATCTTCTACCCGTTCATCCAAACCAACGACGACGAGATCACCTTCCTGTGGGTGAACGAGTCCAAAACAGGCTTTTGCCACCTGTACAAGGTCACCTCCCTGTTACAGCAAGGCTGCTACCAGTGGGCCCGAGACTACACTCACTCCGAAG ATGATTTCAAGTGCCCGATCAAGGAGGAAGTGACGCTGAGCAGTGGGGAGTGGGAGGTGTTGGCCAGGCACGGCTCTAAG ATCTGGGTGAACGAGGCCACTAAGCTCGTGTACTTCCAAGGCACCAAGGACACTCCCCTGGAGCACCACCTGTACGTCGTGAGCTATGACTCTCCGGGAGACATCATCAGGCTGACCAAGCCTGGCTTctctcacagctgctccatcagcCAG AACTTTGACATGTTCGTCAGCCATTATAGCAACGTTAGCACGCCTCCCTGCGTCCACGTCTACAAGCTGACGGGCCCAGAGAGTGACCCCCTCCACAAAGAGCCGGAGTTCTGGGCCAGCATGATGGAGGCTACTG GATGCCCCACGGACTACGTGCCTCCCGAAATCTTCAACTTCCCGGGGAAGTCAGGGTTCCAGCTCTACGGCATGTTGTACAAACCCCACAACCTGGTCCCTGGCAGGAAGCACCCCACAATCCTCTTTGTGTACGGTGGCCCTCAG GTGCAGCTGGTGAACAACTCCTATAAAGGAGTGAAGTACCTGCGCCTGAACACTCTAGCGTCTCTGGGTTACGCTGTGGTTGTTATTGATGGAAGGGGCTCCTGTCAAAGAGGGCTGAAGTTTGAAGGGGCactcaaaaacaaaatg GGCCAGGTGGAGATTGAGGACCAGGTGGAGGGGTTACAGTACGTGGCTGACAAGTACAAGTTTGTGGACCTGAGTCGCGTGGCCATCCATGGCTGGTCCTACGGAGGATTCCTCTCCCTTATGGGTCTCATCCACCGGCCCAACATCTTCAAG GTGGCTGTAGCGGGGGCCCCAGTGACCGTGTGGATGGCCTACGACACGGGCTACACCGAGCGCTACATGGACGTGCCCGAAAACAACCAGCAGGGCTACGAGGCCGGCTCGGTCGCCATGCATGTGGACAAGCTGCCCAACGA ACCCAACAGGTTACTTATACTTCATGGATTTCTGGATGAGAACGTGCACTTTTTCCACACAAACTTCCTTGTGTCTCAGCTCATCAGAGCAGGGAAGCCATATCAGCTACAG ATTTACCCCAACGAGAGACACAGCATCCGCTGCCCGGAGTCAGGAGAGCACTACGAGATTATGCTGCTACACTTCCTCCAGCAATACCTTTAA
- the dpp9 gene encoding dipeptidyl peptidase 9 isoform X2 encodes MHRVKRVKLEDETQGSCKSYSAVGMTAVDELSDSTEVVEMEDVPSQFFVEKHTWDGLRSIIHTSRKYSGMVINKAPHDFQFVQKHDESSPHSHRLYYLGMPYGSRENSLLYSEIPKKIRKEALLVLSWKQMLDHFQATPYHGVYSREEELLRERKRLGVFGITSYDYHAESGLFLFQASNSLFYCRDGGNNGFIASPMKPVEIKTQCSGTRMDPKISPGDPSFMAFINNNDLWVASIETGEEKRLTYCHKGLNNVKEDPRSAGVATFVIQEEFDRFTGYWWSPAAPEDSDGGKTLQLLYEEVDESEVEVIHVPSPALEERKTDVYRYPRTGSKNPQITLKLAEIRTDHLGRIVSTQDKELVLPFATLFPGVEYIARAGWTKDGKYAWAVLLDRTQQRLQLQLLPPALFIPVAEDPAQREESVEAVPEGVHPFIIYEETTDIWINVHDIFYPFIQTNDDEITFLWVNESKTGFCHLYKVTSLLQQGCYQWARDYTHSEDDFKCPIKEEVTLSSGEWEVLARHGSKIWVNEATKLVYFQGTKDTPLEHHLYVVSYDSPGDIIRLTKPGFSHSCSISQNFDMFVSHYSNVSTPPCVHVYKLTGPESDPLHKEPEFWASMMEATGCPTDYVPPEIFNFPGKSGFQLYGMLYKPHNLVPGRKHPTILFVYGGPQVQLVNNSYKGVKYLRLNTLASLGYAVVVIDGRGSCQRGLKFEGALKNKMGQVEIEDQVEGLQYVADKYKFVDLSRVAIHGWSYGGFLSLMGLIHRPNIFKVAVAGAPVTVWMAYDTGYTERYMDVPENNQQGYEAGSVAMHVDKLPNEPNRLLILHGFLDENVHFFHTNFLVSQLIRAGKPYQLQIYPNERHSIRCPESGEHYEIMLLHFLQQYL; translated from the exons ATGCATAGAGTAAAGAGGGTGAAACTTGAAGACGAAACTCAAGGTAGTTGTAAAAG TTACTCAGCTGTTGGGATGACTGCAGTGGACGAGCTCTCAGACAGCACAGAagtggtggagatggaggacgtGCCCTCGCAGTTCTTCGTGGAGAAACACACCTGGGACGGCCTGAGGAGCATTATCCACACCAGTCGCAAGTACTCAGGGATGGTCATCAACAAGGCCCCGCACGACTTCCAGTTTGTGCAGAAGCATGACGAGTCGAGTCCCCACTCCCATCGGCTGTACTACCTCG GAATGCCCTATGGAAGTAGGGAAAACTCATTACTATACTCTGAGATCCCTAAGAAGATTCGCAAAGAGGCCCTGTTAGTGTTGTCGTGGAAACAGATGCTAGATCACTTTCAG GCCACCCCTTACCATGGTGTGTACTCCcgggaggaggagctgctccGGGAGAGGAAGCGACTGGGAGTGTTTGGCATAACATCATATGACTACCACGCCGAGAGCGGTCTCTTCCTCTTCCAAGCCAGCAACAGTCTCTTCTACTGCCGCGATGGGGGAAATAATGGCTTCATT GCGTCCCCCATGAAGCCCGTAGAGATTAAGACACAATGCTCAGGCACGCGCATGGACCCCAAGATCTCCCCAGGGGACCCAAGCTTCATGGCTTTCATCAACAACAATGACCTGTGGGTGGCCAGCATTGAGAccggagaggaaaagagactcACATACTGCCACAAAG GGCTGAATAATGTGAAGGAGGACCCCAGGTCTGCGGGCGTAGCCACGTTTGTGATCCAGGAGGAGTTTGATCGCTTCACAGGCTACTGGTGGTCCCCGGCTGCTCctgaag attCAGATGGAGGGAAAACCCTTCAGTTATTGTATGAGGAGGTGGATGAGTCAGAAGTGGAGGTCATCCATGTCCCATCCCCTGCTCTGGAGGAGCGCAAGACTGACGTGTACAGATACCCTCGCACAG GGAGCAAGAACCCTCAAATTACTCTCAAACTGGCAGAAATTCGAACAGACCACCTCGGCAGA ATTGTGAGCACACAAGACAAAGAGCTGGTTCTCCCATTCGCCACCTTGTTTCCCGGAGTAGAGTACATTGCCAGAGCTGGCTGGACAAAAGACGGCAAATA TGCATGGGCCGTGTTGCTGGACAGGACCCAGCAGCGCCTGCAGCTGCAGCTGCTCCCCCCGGCCCTCTTCATCCCCGTAGCAGAGGACCCCGCCCAGCGAGAGGAGAGCGTGGAGGCCGTGCCCGAGGGGGTCCACCCCTTCATCATCTACGAGGAGACCACAGACATCTGGATCAAC GTCCACGACATCTTCTACCCGTTCATCCAAACCAACGACGACGAGATCACCTTCCTGTGGGTGAACGAGTCCAAAACAGGCTTTTGCCACCTGTACAAGGTCACCTCCCTGTTACAGCAAGGCTGCTACCAGTGGGCCCGAGACTACACTCACTCCGAAG ATGATTTCAAGTGCCCGATCAAGGAGGAAGTGACGCTGAGCAGTGGGGAGTGGGAGGTGTTGGCCAGGCACGGCTCTAAG ATCTGGGTGAACGAGGCCACTAAGCTCGTGTACTTCCAAGGCACCAAGGACACTCCCCTGGAGCACCACCTGTACGTCGTGAGCTATGACTCTCCGGGAGACATCATCAGGCTGACCAAGCCTGGCTTctctcacagctgctccatcagcCAG AACTTTGACATGTTCGTCAGCCATTATAGCAACGTTAGCACGCCTCCCTGCGTCCACGTCTACAAGCTGACGGGCCCAGAGAGTGACCCCCTCCACAAAGAGCCGGAGTTCTGGGCCAGCATGATGGAGGCTACTG GATGCCCCACGGACTACGTGCCTCCCGAAATCTTCAACTTCCCGGGGAAGTCAGGGTTCCAGCTCTACGGCATGTTGTACAAACCCCACAACCTGGTCCCTGGCAGGAAGCACCCCACAATCCTCTTTGTGTACGGTGGCCCTCAG GTGCAGCTGGTGAACAACTCCTATAAAGGAGTGAAGTACCTGCGCCTGAACACTCTAGCGTCTCTGGGTTACGCTGTGGTTGTTATTGATGGAAGGGGCTCCTGTCAAAGAGGGCTGAAGTTTGAAGGGGCactcaaaaacaaaatg GGCCAGGTGGAGATTGAGGACCAGGTGGAGGGGTTACAGTACGTGGCTGACAAGTACAAGTTTGTGGACCTGAGTCGCGTGGCCATCCATGGCTGGTCCTACGGAGGATTCCTCTCCCTTATGGGTCTCATCCACCGGCCCAACATCTTCAAG GTGGCTGTAGCGGGGGCCCCAGTGACCGTGTGGATGGCCTACGACACGGGCTACACCGAGCGCTACATGGACGTGCCCGAAAACAACCAGCAGGGCTACGAGGCCGGCTCGGTCGCCATGCATGTGGACAAGCTGCCCAACGA ACCCAACAGGTTACTTATACTTCATGGATTTCTGGATGAGAACGTGCACTTTTTCCACACAAACTTCCTTGTGTCTCAGCTCATCAGAGCAGGGAAGCCATATCAGCTACAG ATTTACCCCAACGAGAGACACAGCATCCGCTGCCCGGAGTCAGGAGAGCACTACGAGATTATGCTGCTACACTTCCTCCAGCAATACCTTTAA
- the dpp9 gene encoding dipeptidyl peptidase 9 isoform X1 encodes MHRVKRVKLEDETQGSCKSYSAVGMTAVDELSDSTEVVEMEDVPSQFFVEKHTWDGLRSIIHTSRKYSGMVINKAPHDFQFVQKHDESSPHSHRLYYLGMPYGSRENSLLYSEIPKKIRKEALLVLSWKQMLDHFQATPYHGVYSREEELLRERKRLGVFGITSYDYHAESGLFLFQASNSLFYCRDGGNNGFIQASPMKPVEIKTQCSGTRMDPKISPGDPSFMAFINNNDLWVASIETGEEKRLTYCHKGLNNVKEDPRSAGVATFVIQEEFDRFTGYWWSPAAPEDSDGGKTLQLLYEEVDESEVEVIHVPSPALEERKTDVYRYPRTGSKNPQITLKLAEIRTDHLGRIVSTQDKELVLPFATLFPGVEYIARAGWTKDGKYAWAVLLDRTQQRLQLQLLPPALFIPVAEDPAQREESVEAVPEGVHPFIIYEETTDIWINVHDIFYPFIQTNDDEITFLWVNESKTGFCHLYKVTSLLQQGCYQWARDYTHSEDDFKCPIKEEVTLSSGEWEVLARHGSKIWVNEATKLVYFQGTKDTPLEHHLYVVSYDSPGDIIRLTKPGFSHSCSISQNFDMFVSHYSNVSTPPCVHVYKLTGPESDPLHKEPEFWASMMEATGCPTDYVPPEIFNFPGKSGFQLYGMLYKPHNLVPGRKHPTILFVYGGPQVQLVNNSYKGVKYLRLNTLASLGYAVVVIDGRGSCQRGLKFEGALKNKMGQVEIEDQVEGLQYVADKYKFVDLSRVAIHGWSYGGFLSLMGLIHRPNIFKVAVAGAPVTVWMAYDTGYTERYMDVPENNQQGYEAGSVAMHVDKLPNEPNRLLILHGFLDENVHFFHTNFLVSQLIRAGKPYQLQIYPNERHSIRCPESGEHYEIMLLHFLQQYL; translated from the exons ATGCATAGAGTAAAGAGGGTGAAACTTGAAGACGAAACTCAAGGTAGTTGTAAAAG TTACTCAGCTGTTGGGATGACTGCAGTGGACGAGCTCTCAGACAGCACAGAagtggtggagatggaggacgtGCCCTCGCAGTTCTTCGTGGAGAAACACACCTGGGACGGCCTGAGGAGCATTATCCACACCAGTCGCAAGTACTCAGGGATGGTCATCAACAAGGCCCCGCACGACTTCCAGTTTGTGCAGAAGCATGACGAGTCGAGTCCCCACTCCCATCGGCTGTACTACCTCG GAATGCCCTATGGAAGTAGGGAAAACTCATTACTATACTCTGAGATCCCTAAGAAGATTCGCAAAGAGGCCCTGTTAGTGTTGTCGTGGAAACAGATGCTAGATCACTTTCAG GCCACCCCTTACCATGGTGTGTACTCCcgggaggaggagctgctccGGGAGAGGAAGCGACTGGGAGTGTTTGGCATAACATCATATGACTACCACGCCGAGAGCGGTCTCTTCCTCTTCCAAGCCAGCAACAGTCTCTTCTACTGCCGCGATGGGGGAAATAATGGCTTCATT CAGGCGTCCCCCATGAAGCCCGTAGAGATTAAGACACAATGCTCAGGCACGCGCATGGACCCCAAGATCTCCCCAGGGGACCCAAGCTTCATGGCTTTCATCAACAACAATGACCTGTGGGTGGCCAGCATTGAGAccggagaggaaaagagactcACATACTGCCACAAAG GGCTGAATAATGTGAAGGAGGACCCCAGGTCTGCGGGCGTAGCCACGTTTGTGATCCAGGAGGAGTTTGATCGCTTCACAGGCTACTGGTGGTCCCCGGCTGCTCctgaag attCAGATGGAGGGAAAACCCTTCAGTTATTGTATGAGGAGGTGGATGAGTCAGAAGTGGAGGTCATCCATGTCCCATCCCCTGCTCTGGAGGAGCGCAAGACTGACGTGTACAGATACCCTCGCACAG GGAGCAAGAACCCTCAAATTACTCTCAAACTGGCAGAAATTCGAACAGACCACCTCGGCAGA ATTGTGAGCACACAAGACAAAGAGCTGGTTCTCCCATTCGCCACCTTGTTTCCCGGAGTAGAGTACATTGCCAGAGCTGGCTGGACAAAAGACGGCAAATA TGCATGGGCCGTGTTGCTGGACAGGACCCAGCAGCGCCTGCAGCTGCAGCTGCTCCCCCCGGCCCTCTTCATCCCCGTAGCAGAGGACCCCGCCCAGCGAGAGGAGAGCGTGGAGGCCGTGCCCGAGGGGGTCCACCCCTTCATCATCTACGAGGAGACCACAGACATCTGGATCAAC GTCCACGACATCTTCTACCCGTTCATCCAAACCAACGACGACGAGATCACCTTCCTGTGGGTGAACGAGTCCAAAACAGGCTTTTGCCACCTGTACAAGGTCACCTCCCTGTTACAGCAAGGCTGCTACCAGTGGGCCCGAGACTACACTCACTCCGAAG ATGATTTCAAGTGCCCGATCAAGGAGGAAGTGACGCTGAGCAGTGGGGAGTGGGAGGTGTTGGCCAGGCACGGCTCTAAG ATCTGGGTGAACGAGGCCACTAAGCTCGTGTACTTCCAAGGCACCAAGGACACTCCCCTGGAGCACCACCTGTACGTCGTGAGCTATGACTCTCCGGGAGACATCATCAGGCTGACCAAGCCTGGCTTctctcacagctgctccatcagcCAG AACTTTGACATGTTCGTCAGCCATTATAGCAACGTTAGCACGCCTCCCTGCGTCCACGTCTACAAGCTGACGGGCCCAGAGAGTGACCCCCTCCACAAAGAGCCGGAGTTCTGGGCCAGCATGATGGAGGCTACTG GATGCCCCACGGACTACGTGCCTCCCGAAATCTTCAACTTCCCGGGGAAGTCAGGGTTCCAGCTCTACGGCATGTTGTACAAACCCCACAACCTGGTCCCTGGCAGGAAGCACCCCACAATCCTCTTTGTGTACGGTGGCCCTCAG GTGCAGCTGGTGAACAACTCCTATAAAGGAGTGAAGTACCTGCGCCTGAACACTCTAGCGTCTCTGGGTTACGCTGTGGTTGTTATTGATGGAAGGGGCTCCTGTCAAAGAGGGCTGAAGTTTGAAGGGGCactcaaaaacaaaatg GGCCAGGTGGAGATTGAGGACCAGGTGGAGGGGTTACAGTACGTGGCTGACAAGTACAAGTTTGTGGACCTGAGTCGCGTGGCCATCCATGGCTGGTCCTACGGAGGATTCCTCTCCCTTATGGGTCTCATCCACCGGCCCAACATCTTCAAG GTGGCTGTAGCGGGGGCCCCAGTGACCGTGTGGATGGCCTACGACACGGGCTACACCGAGCGCTACATGGACGTGCCCGAAAACAACCAGCAGGGCTACGAGGCCGGCTCGGTCGCCATGCATGTGGACAAGCTGCCCAACGA ACCCAACAGGTTACTTATACTTCATGGATTTCTGGATGAGAACGTGCACTTTTTCCACACAAACTTCCTTGTGTCTCAGCTCATCAGAGCAGGGAAGCCATATCAGCTACAG ATTTACCCCAACGAGAGACACAGCATCCGCTGCCCGGAGTCAGGAGAGCACTACGAGATTATGCTGCTACACTTCCTCCAGCAATACCTTTAA